From the genome of Arthrobacter sp. ERGS1:01:
GAAAGCGTCGGAACCCTGGGGACTGACAAGGGTCAGGTTGACCGACCAGGTGTTGGTCGTGACACCCTGGGCGCCCGGCTGCAAACCGTAGGACGCGGTCTTGATGTACTTACCGGGAATCTCCACCGGGCCGAGGATGTACTTCAAGCCGTTGTCGCCCTCACAAGCCACGATCGGCTTGTTGGGATCGGAGTTGGCGGGCAATTCCGTGACGGGGGCAATACAGCTGGTCTGCTCGTACTGCGTCATGAGCGCCGGGGTGATCCAGTTGGAGTCGCTGGCGTTGGCCGGCTTCGCCTTGGGGTCCGGGTTCGGCGTCAGCACATTGGCCGCAACGAAGGTGCTCAGCTTGGCGGCCGGGGTCAGGTCTGCCTTGGCCACGGCACCGGCCGGGGAGTTGCTGGAGATGATGACGGCACGGAAGTTCATGTTGGCCGAGGCCGTGATGAGGTCGCGCTGCTGCTGCGTGGGGGTTCCCGGCAACTGCACGACGACGTTGCGCCCACCCTCGGTGGTGATCTGGGCTTCGGAGACGCCGGAGCCGTCGACGCGCTGTCGGATGATGGACACGGCCTGGTTCAGCTGATCGGAACTGATCGCCGTCGTGCCTTCGGCCTTGGGCGTGAGGATCATCTCCGTGCCGCCCTCGAGGTCCAGGCCGAGCTTGGGTGCCCAGGACGTGGCGCCGGAGAGCACGCCCGCGCCGATGGTGATGATACAAACAATAATGAGCGCCAAAAGCGCGAACAGTGTCCTGCGGGCGACCTTCGTCGGGCCGGTACGTGCCATCAAGAGATCCTTCTATTGGTCACGGGTGTAGAGAACATGGCAATACTGCCGCGGCGATGATGTCATCGCCACAGCAGCGCCAAACCCGAATGTGCCTTAGTTGTCTTTGTTGTTGTCTTTGTTCAAACGCGCCAGGGTTTCCTCGGCGGACTCCCCTGCCACATCCCGCTTGTCATGGCCCTGGGTCAGCGAGGACACGTCGTCGGGAACGGAAGCGTCAACGTTCTCCAACGACTCCTCGGCCGGCTCAACGACCTTGGCGAAAGTCTGGCTGTGCACCGTGACCACCACGCCGGGGGAAATTTCCAGCTGGATCTTGTTGTTCTCGTGGTCGACCTCGACCACGTGGCCGAACAGGCCAAAGTTCGTCATGATGTCAACGCCGGCTCCAAGCTTTGTCTGCTTCTCCTGAGCGGCGGCCTTGGCCTTTTTCTGCTTGCGGAACATCATCACGATCACCACGGCGAAAAGGGCGAACAAGACGTAGTTCATGATGCCGAAACCTCCGGCAGGGGCGGCTTGGTCGGCGGCTAAAATGCTCGTCAGGGACACAGCGAGGTTCCATTCATGTAAGTCAATGTGGGTGCCCGGCAGCAGTAAACGTGCCGGACGTCATACCAGTCTAGTGGGTAAAGCTGGACGTCGAGTGATAAAACGCTCCGGATTGATCAAATATGAACAATCCGCCGGGCAAACGCGCTCAAAAACGCGTGCCGGCGCGTGTTAGTCATCACGATCGTCCTCGTCGAAGGGCAGCATGGCGGCCGCCACGGCGTTGCCGGGCATTTTCAGGCCCAGGTGGTCCCACGCCGCCGGCATGGCAATGCGGCCCCGCGGCGTGCGTCCCAAGAGGCCTTCGCGCACCAGGAATGGTTCGGCCACGGTTTCCACGGTCTCCGGCTCCTCCCCCACGGCGATGGCCAGGGTGGACAACCCCACCGGGCCGCCGTTGAACTTTCCCACCAGCGCCTCGAGCACCGAACGGTCAAGACGGTCCAGTCCCCTGGCGTCGACCTCATACATGTCCAGGGCTGCCGACGCCGTCCGGGCATCGATGGTTTCTATACCGTGCACCAGCGCCCAGTCGCGCACGCGGCGCAGGAGTCGGTTCGCGATACGGGGTGTCCCCCGGGAGCGTCCGGCGATTTCGGCAAAGCCGGCGCTGCTCAGTTTCAGATCCAGCATGCCGGCGGACCGGCGAAGCACCAGTTCGAGTTCGGCCACCGAGTAGAACTCCAGGTGGCCGGTGAAGCCGAAGCGGTCCCGCAGCGGCCCGGGCAGCAGGCCGGCCCGCGTGGTGGCACCCACCAGGGTGAACGGGGGCAGTTCCAGCGGAATGGCCGTGGCGCCGGCGCCCTTGCCGACGATGATGTCGACCCGGAAATCCTCCATGGCCATGTAGAGCATTTCCTCGGCCGGGCGGGACATGCGGTGGATCTCATCCAGGAACAACACCTCCCCCTCGGTCAGGGAGGACAGGATTGCGGCGAGGTCGCCGGCGTGCTGGATGGCCGGACCGGAGCTGATGCGCAGCGGCGCATTCATCTCCGCGGCAATGATCATGGCCAGGGTGGTCTTGCCCAGCCCGGGCGGGCCGGACATGAGCACGTGGTCCGCGCTGCGGCCGCGGATCCTGGACGCGGCCAGCACCAGGGCCAGCTGCTTGCGGACCCTTTCCTGGCCCACGAAGTCGTCGAGGTTTTTGGGCCGCAACGCCGCCTCGAGTTCGCGCTCCTCCGGTTCCGGGGCAGCGGCAAGCTCGGCCGACGGCGGCAGTGCGGCGCCACCGGCGGTTGCGCCGATGCTGATTTGGCCCGGCAGCAGCGGAATGTCGTTGTTCCCGCCCATGGCTTAGCGCACCCGGCTTGATTGGCGGGCGCCGTCCTGGCCCAGCCAGCGCAGGGTGGCGCGCAGGATGGCCGGGACGTTGCCGCCGTCGGCCAGTTCGGGCTCCGCGGCCATGGCGGCGTCGATACTCTTCAGCGCGTCCTTCTCATTCCAGCCAAGGCTCGTCATGGCGGCCACCACCTGGTCCTTCCAGGCCATGGCGGTTGCGGCAGGCGCGGAGGGGACGCCGGCGCCGGCGGTGGGCACCAGCTTGCCCTTGAGCTCGAGCACGATCCGGCCGGCCACCTTGGGCCCCACTCCGGGAACCTTGGTGAACGCCTTGCCGTCGGCGTCGGCCACGGCCCGGCGGATGGATTCGGGCTCCAGCACGGCCAGCACCGCCAGGGCCAGCCGGGGGCCGATGCCGCTGACGCTGAGCAGCACGTCAAAGACCTCGCGCTCGTCCGCGTCGGCAAAGCCGTACAGCGTCATGGAGTCCTCGCGCACGATCATGGTGGTGGTGAGCGTCGATTCCTCCCCCACGCGCAGCCCGCCCAGGGTCTTGGGGGTTGCATGCACCAGCATGCCCACCCCGTTGACGTCGATGACGGCCTGGGCCAGGGAAAGCTGGGCCACCGGTCCGCGGACAAAACTGATCATTGCTGCTGCTCCTGACATGCCTTTGGCGTACTTACGACCAAGCTGCATCCATGGTATCGAACATACTTACGAACAACTAGTTCCACTTGGCGCCGGGCTTTTCCTTGTTCTTGGTGACCCGCGACTTTGCCTCGGCCTCGCGCCACAACTGTTGGGCCGCCGTCGTGCCCTGCTTGTTGCCAGCAAAGGCGTTGCCGCTGCGCCAGGCATGGGCGATGGCCAGGGCCAGGGCGTCGGCGGCGTCCGCGGGCCGGGGCGGCTCATCGAGGCGCAGCAGCCGGGTGACCATGGCCGTCACGGAGGCCTTGTCGGCGCGGCCGTTGCCGGTCACCGCCGCCTTGACCTCCGACGGCGTGTGCATGGCCACCGGAATGCCGCGCCGGGCAGCGGCGACCATGACGACGCCGGAAACCTGCGCAACCCCCATGACGGTGCTGAGGTTGGTTTGGGCGAAGACCCGTTCGATGGCCAAGACATCCGGCTTAAACGCAGCCAGCCACTGGTCAATCGCATCCGCGATGACCAGCAGCCGGGCGTCAAGGGAAAGTTCATGCGAGCTGCCCACCACACCGACGGCCACCAGGGTGGCCGTACGGTTGGCGGCAACATCCACCACGCCCAAACCGCAACGGGTCAGGCCGGGGTCGACACCTAATACACGCAGAGCCTAGTCCTCGTCGAGGGCGGCCAGGACCTCGGCGCTGATGTCGGCGTTGGAGTAGATGTTCTGGACGTCGTCCAGGTCCTCCAGCGCGTCGTAGAGCTTCATGAACTTGCGGGCATTTTCCACGTCCAACTCAACCTGCATGGACGGCACAAAACCGGCTTCATCGGTCTCGTACTCGATGCCGGCTTCGGTCAGGGCGGCGCGGATCGCGGGCAGGTCGGCGGTGTCCGAGATGATCTCGAAGTTCGCGCCCTCGTCCTTGACCTCCTCGGCACCGGCGTCCAGGACGGCCATGAGGAGGTCGTCCTCGGTGAGGCCGTTCTTGGGCAGGCCCACGATGCCCTTGCGGGTGAACATATAGGCCACCGAACCGGGGTCGCCCATGTTGCCGCCGTTGCGGCCCACGGCCAGGCGGACCTCGGAGGCGGCCCGGTTCTTGTTGTCGGTCAGACATTCGATCAGCACGGCCGTGCCCTGCGGGCCGTAGCCCTCGTACATGATGGTCTGGTAGTCGACGGCGTCGCCCAGCAGACCCGCGCCGCGCTTGATGGCGCGGTCAATGTTGTCGGCCGGGACCGAGGTCTTCTTGGCCTTTGAAACAGCCAATTCGAGTGCCGGGTTGCCGGCAAGGTCGGCTCCGCCACCACGGGCGGCAACTTCGATGTTCTTGATCAGCTTGGCGAAGGACTTGGCACGACGGCTGTCAATGATGGCTTTTTTGTGCTTCGTGGTCGCCCATTTGGAGTGGCCTGACATGGTTACGCTTCTCCTCTAATCATTCGAATAAACAGTTCGTGGATGCGGCGCTCACCCGTCACTTCCGGATGGAAGGAGGTGGCCAGCAAATGCTGCGAACGAACGGCGACCGCACGGACTTCTGGATCAATTCTACTGTCGTGTGCGCCCGCGGGGACTTCAACACTCGCAAGCACCTCGACGCCGGCACCCACACGCTCCACCCACGGGGCCCTGATGAACACGGCATGGACTGGCTTGTCGGCCGGTTCCAGTGCCGCAAAATCGAGGTTTGTCTCAAAGGAATCCACCTGCCGACCAAACGCATTGCGGCGCACCGTGATGTCCAGGCCGCCCAGAGTCTGCTGGGCGTTGCCGCCCATGTCGGTGGCGGGATCGGCAATCTGATCCGCAAGCAGGATCATCCCGGCGCAGCTGCCGTACACGGGCATTCCGGCCTGGATGCGCTCCCGCAGGGGATCGCGCAGGCCAAAGATCCGGGTCAGCTTGTCGATGGTGGTCGATTCCCCACCGGGCAGGATCAACCCGTCCACCTGGGCCAATTCGCTGACACGGCGCACGCCGACGGCGCGGGCCCCGCACGCTTCGATGGCACGGACATGCTCGCGCACGTCGCCCTGCAGGGCCAGGACGCCGACGAGCGGCCGCCCGCCCGTGGTGGATGGTTGCTTTTCAAGGTCCAAAAGAGTCACTTTTCCATCATAGATGGGCGCAAAGTCACATGATTGCATCACCATACGCGCCGCGACGCTTGGCCGGGGCGCGGTGTGCAAGCAAGTACGATTGACCGAGGACTGACGTACTAAAGATGAGGTAAACCAAGTATGTGCGGAATCGCCGGTTACTACGGTTATGGGGAAGACGAAACTCTTCTGCAGGAGATGAACGCGTGCATTGTGCACCGCGGACCCGATGGTGAGGGTATCTACACCCAGGGGAACGTGGGGCTGGCACACCGCCGCCTCTCCATCATCGATGTTGCCCACGGCCAGGAACCCATGTTCAGCGCCGACGGCGAAACCGTGCTGGTGTACAACGGCGAGGTTTACAACTACCTGGACCTGCGCACCGAACTTGAGGCCCTGGGCCGGACGTTCTCCACCAAGTCCGACACCGAAGTGGTGCTGCAGTCCTACGAGGAGTGGGGCGACGCCGCCTTCGACAAGTTCAACGGCATGTTCGGCTTTGCCATCCACGACCGGAAGAACAACCGCCTGGTCCTGGCCCGCGACCACTTCGGCATCAAGCCGCTGTACTACGCGACCTCGGGCACCACCGAGGCCCCCACGCTGTTGTTCGGCTCTGAAATCAAGCCGTTGCTTGCCGCCGGCAAGGCGGAGAAGAAGGTCAACGAGCGGATCCTCTACCGTTACCTGCAGTTCCGCATCCACGACGAGGAAGCGGAGACCTTCTTCGAGGGCATCCACAAGCTGATGCCCGGCGAGAAGCTCGTGCTGAACACGGTTGACACCGAAGCCGGCCCCGCCGGTACCGTCACGATCAGCCCGTACACCCGCTTCAAGGAAGAACTGGCCGAACTGGCCAAAATCGAGACCCCGTACTCCAAGGCCGTCATCGAGGAATACCGGGAGCGGTTCACCGAAGGCGTGCGCCTGCGCCTGCAGTCCGAGGTGCCCGTGGGCACGGCCCTTTCCGGCGGCCTGGACTCCTCCGCCGTCGTCGCCACCATCAACAAGCTCATGAGCGAAAACGCCGCGGCCACCGATTCCCTCGGTGCCAAGCAGCAGACGTTCTCCGCGATTTTCCCGAACTCGATCAACGACGAGGAAAAGTACGCCGACGCCGTGCTGGCACGCTGCGAAGGCAACGTCATCAGCCACAAGATCCTCCCGCAGGCCTCCGAGTTCGTCGAAGACCTCGAGGACTTTGTGCGCACCATGGAGGAGCCCATCATCTCCTCCGGCCCGTACGCCCAGTACCAGGTCATGCGCGAGGCCTCCAAGCACGTCACCGTGCTGCTGGACGGCCAGGGCGCCGATGAGATGATGGCCGGCTACATCCCCTACTACTTCGCCTACCTGCGCCAGCTGAAGAAGAACGGCCAGAACGGCAAGCTCGCCAAGGAGCTCATTTCCAGCTCCGACATCCTGTTCCGCTTGGCCCGGTTCCGCATCCAGGGCGCCCTGACGTTCAAGAAGGCCGCGGGGATCGCCCCGCTGCTGGATAAGAAATTCACTGCCAAGTTCAAGGGCGAGAAGTTCTCCAACATCCCGGACAACTTGAAGCTGCGCCTCATCGACGACCTATTCCACAAGTCGCTGCCGGCCGTGCTGCGCTACGAGGACAAGAACACCATGCGCTTCTCCCTGGAGGGCCGCGTGCCGTTCCTGGACAAGGAAGTGGTCAAGTTCCTGTTCAGCCTCTCCGATGAGTCCATCATCAAGGGCGGCTGGAACAAGCGGATCCTGCGCGACGCCACGCGCGATCTGCTGCCGGAGATGATCAGCAACCGCCGCAACAAGATCGGCTTCACCACGCCGGAGGCCGAATGGTTCTCGCTAATGAAGGAGCGGATTTACGAAATCTTCCTCTCCTCCTCCTTCGAGGCACGCCCGTACTGGAACCAGGACGCCATCATCTACGCGTTCGAGGAATACCTCAGCGGCAAGTCCGCCGGTTCCACCATGGTGTTCTGGCGCTTGCTCAACACCGAGCTGTGGCTGCGTGAATTCTTTGACGTGCCGGAAGTCAAGGCCGGCATCGAAGGCAAGAGCGACTACATCCCCAACGCGGACAAGGAACTGGACATCACGGTTCCCGACAACGCCGGCACGTTCCGCCGCTACCCGTTGCGCACCGAGGTCTTCTACAAGGAAACCGACTTCGACCCGGCCATCATGGGCTATGTGAAGCGCTTCTTCGACGGCCTGCCCACTGCCGGCGGGGACCACGGCACCGCCACCGCAGACACCCCGTGGTACCTGTTCGTTTCGGAAAAGATCGTCGCCATGACCCAGGGCCGGTCCATCCCCGTCTGGGACATCAAGGTCTCCGGCGCCGCGCGCTTCTTCAGCAAGTTCGTCACCCGCAACCCGGGCGGCATCGGCCTGGCCAGCCCCTGGTCCATGCAGCTGGCCATCGATGAGGTGGGCCTGCCCCGCATCATGTACGCGTCCGCCCGCAGCGTGCTGGGCAAGCTCCAGGGCAAGTCCGGCGTGTTCTACGAAGTCGTTGGCCACAACATCAACGCGATCGACGGCGCGGCCGGCTACCAGGTAGGAACCTCCACCCACTCGGTGAAGTACGCTCCCCTGGACCCCGACGGCGTGGCAACGCGACTGAGCGCCCTGGTCCGCGAAACCGTGCCGGCCGAATACGCCGCGTCCTTCGCCGGCGTCGCCATCATGGACGCCAACGACCTTGGCGTGGTGGCCCTGGGCCACGACACCAAGCTGCCCAAGAACGTCCTGGAAAACATCTTCCGCGACAACCCGCAGGGCCAGACCACCGAGACCACTCCGATGTCACTGGTGTTCACGCAGAAGTAGCAACAACGCGCTGTGGCGCGCACCCTTCGCTGGGTGTAGGACCCCCGCCCGCTTCGCGGGGTCCGACACCCAGCTTCGGGTGCGCGCCACTCACGATTAAGACCCCATTAACAGACGGAAGATATTTCATGGTTACCCTTGCCGATTGCCAGCGCACGCAGCATGCGTGGTTCAAGGCGCTGGCCGAATCGACGGGCGGGCGGTCCTTTGGCACGCACCAGATGGAGTGGGTCTGGCTGCCGAAGACCCGGGAGATGCTGTGCATGTTCCCGACCGAGATCACCGAGGCCGGGTTGCTGCCGGCGCTGGCGGAGGCGCAGCGCCGTGGGGCAGCCGTGGTGGGCGTGTGGATGAACGCCGCCGTGAAGGGAGCCATGTTGGCCCAGCACCGTTTCGAGCCGGGCTGGCAGCCATGGTGGATGACGCTGCCGCTGGACCTGGAAGGCGTGGTGGCCGCAAGCGAGCAGGCGGACCCCAGGGTGGTCATCAACGACCCCGTGGGCGAGGTGTGCGTCCTGGAGCCGCGGCAGGCATGGCTGGCCACCGCCCGTGTGGACGGCGAGGTGGCGGGGCAGTGCTACGCGTACATGCCGCAGGGAGAGCGCAAGAAGAACCTGGCCGGGATCTTCGACATGGAGGTTGCCCCCGAACACCGCCGCACGGGCCTGGGTACGGCCATGCTGCACAAACTGTCCGAGGCGGCGTTCGACGCCGGCGCCGAGCACCTGCTGCTCAATGCGACCCCGCTGGGCCAACGGCTCTATAAGAATTTCGGTTTTGAGCTCATCGGCAAGGGCCAGACCTGGTGGTACCACCTGCCCCAGTAGCCCGCACTCCCCCGACGCCGTATCACTTTTGGTCCGTTTCCGGCCGACGCGGTATCACTTTTGGCAGCCTTTTCAGCGACGCGGTATCACCTTTGGCGTGGCACGAACTGCACCTTGATCGCGCTGCGCAGGCGGATAGCCCCGTCCTCGGTCACGGGAGCGAAGGGGCTTCGGGGCGCGGCGGTGACGGCCGGAGCTGAGCCCATCGAAGAGGCACCCGAGGCCGGCCAAGGCGCCCAGGCTGGGTACGCCGTCGTGTGTGCCAGCGGCGTCACCAGAAAGGCGGGCAAGCCGGTTAATGGCCAAGTCCGGGTGGGAGACCTTGAACCGGGGAAGTGCAACCGGCCGCAACGCAAACAGTTGAGGGAGAAATGAATCTCCCTCAACTGTTTGCGTTGCGGTGATACGGCGTTGCCTATTTTCTCACCAAAGGTGATACGGCGTCGCCGAGAAGCACGCCAAAGGTGATACGGCGTTGGCGGCGGTGGTTACCAGCCGCGCTCGGCCAGGCGGTGCGGCTCGGGGATGTCGGCGACGTTGATGCCCACCATGGCCTCGCCCAGGCCGCGGGAGACCTCGGCGATGACGGAGGGGTCATCGTAGAACGTGGTGGCCTTCACGACGGCGGCGGCACGCTGTGCCGGGTTGCCGGACTTGAAGATGCCGGAGCCGACGAACACGCCGTCCGCGCCGAGCTGCATCATCATGGCTGCGTCGGCCGGGGTGGCGATGCCGCCGGCGGTGAACAGCACCACGGGAAGCTTGCCGGTCGAGGCAATTTCCTTGACCAGTTCGTACGGAGCGGCCAGTTCCTTGGCGGCCACGTACAGCTCGTCCTCGGGCAGGGCTGCCAGCTTGGCGATTTCGGCGCGGATCTTGCGCATGTGGCCCGTGGCGTTGGAGACGTCGCCGGTGCCGGCTTCACCCTTGGAACGGATCATCGCGGCACCTTCGTTGATGCGGCGCAGCGCCTCACCGAGGTTCGTGGCGCCACAGACGAAGGGAACCTTGAAGTTCCACTTGTCGATGTGGTGCTCGTAATCGGCCGGGGTCAGGACCTCGGACTCGTCGACATAGTCGACGCCGAGGGATTCCAGGACCTGGGCCTCGACG
Proteins encoded in this window:
- a CDS encoding preprotein translocase subunit YajC, whose amino-acid sequence is MSLTSILAADQAAPAGGFGIMNYVLFALFAVVIVMMFRKQKKAKAAAQEKQTKLGAGVDIMTNFGLFGHVVEVDHENNKIQLEISPGVVVTVHSQTFAKVVEPAEESLENVDASVPDDVSSLTQGHDKRDVAGESAEETLARLNKDNNKDN
- the ruvB gene encoding Holliday junction branch migration DNA helicase RuvB, translating into MGGNNDIPLLPGQISIGATAGGAALPPSAELAAAPEPEERELEAALRPKNLDDFVGQERVRKQLALVLAASRIRGRSADHVLMSGPPGLGKTTLAMIIAAEMNAPLRISSGPAIQHAGDLAAILSSLTEGEVLFLDEIHRMSRPAEEMLYMAMEDFRVDIIVGKGAGATAIPLELPPFTLVGATTRAGLLPGPLRDRFGFTGHLEFYSVAELELVLRRSAGMLDLKLSSAGFAEIAGRSRGTPRIANRLLRRVRDWALVHGIETIDARTASAALDMYEVDARGLDRLDRSVLEALVGKFNGGPVGLSTLAIAVGEEPETVETVAEPFLVREGLLGRTPRGRIAMPAAWDHLGLKMPGNAVAAAMLPFDEDDRDD
- the ruvA gene encoding Holliday junction branch migration protein RuvA, whose product is MISFVRGPVAQLSLAQAVIDVNGVGMLVHATPKTLGGLRVGEESTLTTTMIVREDSMTLYGFADADEREVFDVLLSVSGIGPRLALAVLAVLEPESIRRAVADADGKAFTKVPGVGPKVAGRIVLELKGKLVPTAGAGVPSAPAATAMAWKDQVVAAMTSLGWNEKDALKSIDAAMAAEPELADGGNVPAILRATLRWLGQDGARQSSRVR
- the ruvC gene encoding crossover junction endodeoxyribonuclease RuvC, whose amino-acid sequence is MRVLGVDPGLTRCGLGVVDVAANRTATLVAVGVVGSSHELSLDARLLVIADAIDQWLAAFKPDVLAIERVFAQTNLSTVMGVAQVSGVVMVAAARRGIPVAMHTPSEVKAAVTGNGRADKASVTAMVTRLLRLDEPPRPADAADALALAIAHAWRSGNAFAGNKQGTTAAQQLWREAEAKSRVTKNKEKPGAKWN
- a CDS encoding YebC/PmpR family DNA-binding transcriptional regulator; the encoded protein is MSGHSKWATTKHKKAIIDSRRAKSFAKLIKNIEVAARGGGADLAGNPALELAVSKAKKTSVPADNIDRAIKRGAGLLGDAVDYQTIMYEGYGPQGTAVLIECLTDNKNRAASEVRLAVGRNGGNMGDPGSVAYMFTRKGIVGLPKNGLTEDDLLMAVLDAGAEEVKDEGANFEIISDTADLPAIRAALTEAGIEYETDEAGFVPSMQVELDVENARKFMKLYDALEDLDDVQNIYSNADISAEVLAALDED
- the pdxT gene encoding pyridoxal 5'-phosphate synthase glutaminase subunit PdxT, producing MQSCDFAPIYDGKVTLLDLEKQPSTTGGRPLVGVLALQGDVREHVRAIEACGARAVGVRRVSELAQVDGLILPGGESTTIDKLTRIFGLRDPLRERIQAGMPVYGSCAGMILLADQIADPATDMGGNAQQTLGGLDITVRRNAFGRQVDSFETNLDFAALEPADKPVHAVFIRAPWVERVGAGVEVLASVEVPAGAHDSRIDPEVRAVAVRSQHLLATSFHPEVTGERRIHELFIRMIRGEA
- the asnB gene encoding asparagine synthase (glutamine-hydrolyzing), translating into MCGIAGYYGYGEDETLLQEMNACIVHRGPDGEGIYTQGNVGLAHRRLSIIDVAHGQEPMFSADGETVLVYNGEVYNYLDLRTELEALGRTFSTKSDTEVVLQSYEEWGDAAFDKFNGMFGFAIHDRKNNRLVLARDHFGIKPLYYATSGTTEAPTLLFGSEIKPLLAAGKAEKKVNERILYRYLQFRIHDEEAETFFEGIHKLMPGEKLVLNTVDTEAGPAGTVTISPYTRFKEELAELAKIETPYSKAVIEEYRERFTEGVRLRLQSEVPVGTALSGGLDSSAVVATINKLMSENAAATDSLGAKQQTFSAIFPNSINDEEKYADAVLARCEGNVISHKILPQASEFVEDLEDFVRTMEEPIISSGPYAQYQVMREASKHVTVLLDGQGADEMMAGYIPYYFAYLRQLKKNGQNGKLAKELISSSDILFRLARFRIQGALTFKKAAGIAPLLDKKFTAKFKGEKFSNIPDNLKLRLIDDLFHKSLPAVLRYEDKNTMRFSLEGRVPFLDKEVVKFLFSLSDESIIKGGWNKRILRDATRDLLPEMISNRRNKIGFTTPEAEWFSLMKERIYEIFLSSSFEARPYWNQDAIIYAFEEYLSGKSAGSTMVFWRLLNTELWLREFFDVPEVKAGIEGKSDYIPNADKELDITVPDNAGTFRRYPLRTEVFYKETDFDPAIMGYVKRFFDGLPTAGGDHGTATADTPWYLFVSEKIVAMTQGRSIPVWDIKVSGAARFFSKFVTRNPGGIGLASPWSMQLAIDEVGLPRIMYASARSVLGKLQGKSGVFYEVVGHNINAIDGAAGYQVGTSTHSVKYAPLDPDGVATRLSALVRETVPAEYAASFAGVAIMDANDLGVVALGHDTKLPKNVLENIFRDNPQGQTTETTPMSLVFTQK
- a CDS encoding GNAT family N-acetyltransferase, with product MVTLADCQRTQHAWFKALAESTGGRSFGTHQMEWVWLPKTREMLCMFPTEITEAGLLPALAEAQRRGAAVVGVWMNAAVKGAMLAQHRFEPGWQPWWMTLPLDLEGVVAASEQADPRVVINDPVGEVCVLEPRQAWLATARVDGEVAGQCYAYMPQGERKKNLAGIFDMEVAPEHRRTGLGTAMLHKLSEAAFDAGAEHLLLNATPLGQRLYKNFGFELIGKGQTWWYHLPQ
- the pdxS gene encoding pyridoxal 5'-phosphate synthase lyase subunit PdxS; translation: MSTSDVTSVTGSSRVKRGMAEMLKGGVIMDVVNVEQAKIAEDAGAVAVMALERVPADIRAQGGVSRASDPDMIDAIIAAVSIPVMAKARIGHFVEAQVLESLGVDYVDESEVLTPADYEHHIDKWNFKVPFVCGATNLGEALRRINEGAAMIRSKGEAGTGDVSNATGHMRKIRAEIAKLAALPEDELYVAAKELAAPYELVKEIASTGKLPVVLFTAGGIATPADAAMMMQLGADGVFVGSGIFKSGNPAQRAAAVVKATTFYDDPSVIAEVSRGLGEAMVGINVADIPEPHRLAERGW